A stretch of the Vigna radiata var. radiata cultivar VC1973A chromosome 7, Vradiata_ver6, whole genome shotgun sequence genome encodes the following:
- the LOC106766387 gene encoding uncharacterized protein LOC106766387 — protein sequence MGCCVSSSHKTSTSPLRKFRGSPQHLTHREKPLESSTEEESETVKQVLLEAPKRNPTTFAKPKPQKPLQYKVRDEQSKVQKKSLPIYKAEDPSDEVCSLSETVSTTTSITEQGHESRKRVDVSQAKLLKNRSFPVERRERTVHGARNNVRSVRLVQCRDQTTQKTGSGGTLRRRDPAEKSFRQSRSPATGGSRSVGGRNPSVRKTNRCPARVITSTAGNSCRRKENQATARKWVSGGESLENPLVSLECFIFI from the coding sequence TGTTGTGTGAGTTCTAGTCACAAAACCTCCACCTCGCCACTAAGAAAGTTCCGTGGTTCTCCACAACATCTCACTCACCGAGAGAAACCTCTAGAAAGCAGCACAGAGGAAGAAAGTGAGACCGTGAAGCAAGTTCTCTTGGAAGCCCCGAAACGGAATCCGACAACCTTTGCCAAACCAAAACCTCAAAAGCCACTCCAATACAAGGTCAGAGATGAACAGAGCAAAGTTCAGAAGAAGTCTTTGCCCATTTATAAAGCGGAAGATCCCTCGGATGAAGTTTGCAGCTTGAGCGAAACCGTGTCCACCACTACTTCAATCACCGAGCAAGGACACGAATCGCGCAAAAGGGTCGATGTATCTCAGGCCAAATTGCTGAAAAATCGTTCTTTTCCCgttgagagaagagagagaacagTGCATGGTGCAAGGAACAATGTTAGGTCTGTGAGGCTGGTTCAGTGCAGAGACCAAACGACTCAGAAAACGGGCAGCGGTGGAACACTTCGCCGGCGAGATCCAGCCGAGAAATCTTTCCGGCAGTCAAGGTCGCCGGCTACCGGAGGATCTAGGTCCGTTGGGGGTCGAAACCCATCTGTGAGAAAAACTAACCGTTGCCCGGCAAGGGTAATAACAAGCACGGCGGGAAACAGTTGCCGGAGAAAGGAGAATCAGGCGACGGCAAGGAAATGGGTTTCTGGCGGCGAGTCTCTGGAGAATCCACTTGTGTCATTGGAatgtttcatatttatatag